Within Dysgonomonas sp. HDW5A, the genomic segment AATATAAAACATGCTATCAATTAAAACAGCAGAATCTCTAATTAGTTTAATGCCTGAGTCTTCTATGAATTTCGATGAAGCCAAAGCTCCGCTGATATACTCATGATTGCCCATAACGGCATATACTCCGTATTTCGATTTTATCTTTTTCAGATCATCCGACATATTCTGCTCAATCAGCGGTCTGACACTACTATCTATAATATCTCCTGCAATAAGAACAATATCCGGATTTTCTTTATTGATAAGCTCTACCCATTGTTGCAGCTCACTTTTACCGATGCCATATCCTAAGTGCATATCACTAAGCGCCACTATAGTAAGCGAATCGCCGCCTCCTATAGTTTTAGTAATTTCGATAGGCAGATCGACCCGTTCTTTAATGCGGTATTTTAAATAACCACACAGCATCAGTAAGCCGATAAAGCCCACTGTCAAGCCAAAACTAAGCCAATTATCTTTGGTATATTGGTTCAGTGTATCCCGAGGTACAAGATGGGAGGCACGAATCAAGTCGGTGAGTAAATTAAAAATGAGAAAATAAATAAAAATAAAGAACCACGAGGTTCCGATTGTATATAAAACAGATGTTACTCCAACCGGAAAATGTTCTCCTGCCAGAAATAACAAAAAAATAGAACCGATCAATACTACAGCTACCCCGATCAATAACGAACGCGTTACTACGCTCAAAGGGATAACCGTCCAAGCTCTGTAGAAAACATAATAATTACCTGCTAAAAAAAGTAAAAGAAAAATGATAAAAAAAAGATATTTCATAATCAGTCAGAGCTTGATAAAAATAAAATCCGATACTACACATCTGTATGTGCCATGAAAAAAAAGAGTAACTATAATGTTACTCTTTATATTTTAGAGGGATAAGGATTATCTCCTGCTCCCCAGTGCGATAAAGATATAATAAATAAGAGTGGCTAAAGAACCTAAAGCAGCTACAACATATGTATATGCAGCCCATTTTAAGGCATCTTTTGCTTTATCCTTATTAGAATCTCTTACAATACCGGCTGTATTAAGCCATACTAAAGCACGATTACTGGCATCAATTTCGACAGGTAATGTCACAAAACTAAAGATGGTAGTCATTGCAAACAAACCGATACCAATCCATAATAATATAGGGAAAGTATTGATCATAAATATACCTGCCAATAATACCCACATAACCCATTTCGAAGCAAAGCTAACCGTAGGCACCAAAGCCGATCTTAAAGTCAAAGGTCCGTACGCTTTAGCATGCTGTACAGCGTGTCCGCATTCGTGTGCCGCAACCGCAGCAGCTGCCACACTATTGCTATGATAAACACCTTCGCTTAAGTTTACCGTTTTGTTGCCCGGATTGTAATTATCCGTAAGCATACCTTGGGTCGAAACTACTTGTACATCATATATACCATTGTCATGCAGCATCTTCAATGCAACATCTCTACCTGTCAATCCGCTATCTAATGGTACCTTTGAGTATTTTTTAAATTTGCTTTGTAATGTTGCCGAAACTATCCAGCCTCCCAAAGCAATTATACCGAATAAAATCCAACCGAAATACATAATCTTACTATTTTAATTAATAACCTTTTCTACCTTATAATTATCTTTATCAAAAGATATGCCAAAGATATACATATTAATTGTTTGTAAATTTGATAATTACTTAAAAAAGGCTAATCAGAGATTATACGAAATATTGACGTTTAATAGTCTGATCACGATCAGGACCTACTGATACAATACTGATAGTAACATCTAACTCTTCCTCCAAAAAATTGACATAGTCTATAAATTCCTGAGGAAACTCTTCTTCACTCTGCATTTTTGTCATGTCCATATTCCATCCTGGAAGTTCCTTGTATACAGGTGTTACATTATCTCCTATTTCAAAAGGAAATTCGGTTGTTTCTTTACCATCGATTTTGTATGCAACGCATGCTTTGATAGTCTCGAATGTATCCAATACATCGCTTTTCATCATAATCAGTTGAGTCACCCCATTGATCATTATAGCATAACGCAATGCAACCAGATCAATCCAACCACAACGGCGGGGACGCCCTGTTACCGATCCAAACTCAAAGCCTAACTTGCGAAGTTTATCACCCGTTTCATCGAACAGCTCTGTAGGGAAAGGACCACTACCTACACGTGTGCAGTATGCCTTGAAAATACCAAAAACTTCACCTATATGACTGGGAGGAATGCCCAAGCCAATACATGCTCCCGAAGAGATCGTATTAGATGAAGTCACAAAAGGGTAAGACCCGAAGTCGATATCCAGCATAGTGCCTTGTGCTCCTTCTGCTAAGACCGATTTATGTTTTGACAAAGCATTATTGATATAATACTCACTATCTACAAATGTAAATTCTTTTAATTTTTCAACACCTTTAAACCATTCTTTTTCGATTTCAGCCAATGAACTGCAATCGAAGTTATATTGATTTAGTATTTCCAGATGTCTGTTTCTTACCTGTTGGTACTTTTCATCGAAACCGCATAAGAGATCTCCCACTCTCAAACCTCCACGTCCTACTTTCTCAGTATATGTCGGTCCGATACCTTTGCCGGTAGTTCCTATTTTAGAGTCTCCCTTAGCATTTTCATAACAAGCATCCAATAAACGATGTGTAGGTAAAATAAGATGAGCTTTCTTTGAGATCAACAGGCGTTTAGTGAGATCATGCCCCGACTTTTCAAGAGACTCAACTTCACCTTTAAATAATGCAGGGTCCAGTACCACTCCATTTCCGATGATATTTATCTTATCACCTTGAAAGATACCCGAAGGCACCGATCTTAAGACATACTTCTCACCCTCAAATTCTAAAGTATGACCAGCATTGGGTCCGCCTTGAAAACGGGCTACTACTTCATATTTTGGAGTTAATACGTCCACTATTTTGCCTTTACCTTCGTCACCCCATTGCAACCCCAGTAGTACATCTGCTTTCATTTCTTTTTATTGGTATTTATTTTATTTTCTTCTGATTTCTTTGATTTCTTCTCACTTTGTTGCTTTTCCTTTAAGCACTTGGCACATGTTCCGTATATATACATACTATAATAGCCAATCTTAAATCGGGCAAACCTCTTTTGCTGTGTCTGAGTAAATGGTGTTGCATTTTTATATTCCTTCACCTTCCCACATGTAGTACAAATTAAGTGATCATGGTTTTCAGCACCATATATACGTTCATACTGAGATATATTTGCTCCAAACTGATGCTTCACTAACAAACCACAATCCAATAACAATTCGATTGTATTGTACAGTGTAGCTCTGCTAACCCTCATACTTTGGGTATTCATTGTTTGAAAAAGCGAATCGACATCAAAATGTCCTTTTGTAGAATAGATATGATCAAGTATGGCAAAACGTTCGGGCGTCTTGCGATGTTTATGCTGATTGAGGTATTCAGTAAACTTATTTAAAACCTGTTCTTTTATCTTCTGATTATCCATTTTACCAGATCAAGAATAACAAATATACACTTTTTTAAGTAAAGAACAATTTGAAACTTTATTATTGAGAACATAAAAAAAACACGAAGAGTAATTTCTTCGTGTTTTTTTATTATAAGTATTCAATTATCAATATCCAGGATTTTGCTGTGTAGCAATATTTGGATTGGCATCAATTTCTCTTTGAGGTATTGGCCATGCTAATCTTGTATCACCGGGTTGAATAGTTTGCCCTAAAGCTCCGGTTCCGGTAGTAGCTGCAATAATTGGCAAATGCAATCGTTTCAAATCATGAAAATAATGTCCTTCAAAAGCTAGTTCTTTGCGTTTCTCTAGAAGTATAGCATCGATTAAAGCTTGTCCGGTAGCAGTTGTTGATGCCGCTGTAGGAAGAGCTCTTTGTCTTATTGCGTCCAAATATTTACGAGCTGTAGTCTCATCTCCTAGTCTTGCAGCTGATTCCGCTGCAATTAGATACATTTCAGAAACTCTAAGCATGCTATAATTATCCAAACCAGGTGTTCCTCGACCAGGATATTTACCTTCTACATAAATATTATCTTTTTTAGATGCTGCCTCACCATTTACAAACCAACCCTTTCGAACATCACCTTCGGCATAAAGAGCCGGAAACTTGGGTTCCACCAATAGATCTCCATAACCAGCTTCAATATAGATATATCCTAAAGCATTAGTTCCTTGATTATCCACAAGATTATGAGCTAAAGTGAATATCGACTCAGAGGTATATTCCTCCCCCCAAGAGGCCAGATATTTATCGTTGGGGATCAAACTATATTTAGGGATTACCAACTCAGCATACTCTTTAGCTTTGGCATAGTTACCCATATAAAGATATACCCTTGCATATAATCCATTTATAGCATTAGGAGAAAGCGTATAAGGTGCAACTTGACGCATTTTAGTTACAAGTTCAGCAGCCTTTCCTAAATCGGAAAGAATATTAGTATAAACCTCATTCACTGTATTTCTTTTAGGTTGCCCTGCTGCATCATGTTTTGTTATATATGGTACACCTAAATGAGAATGATCAGTAGTAAAATTATAGTCTTGAGCATACATCCGAACTAAATCAAAATGTAGTAAAGCTCTAAGAGCATATGCTTCACCAACAATCTGGTTTACAGCAGTCTGATCTCCAGAAATTTTTGCATTTATTATATTATTAGCCCTGTTTATTGTATTATATGTTTGATTCCAATAATAACCAAAGTCTGCTGTTGACACACTCCATGACCAAGCTGCCTCTGAAGTGAATCGATTAGAATTAGTAGGAGAGGCTTTTACGTTATTAGTTAAAACATCACCGTAAACAACAAAGTCACGTCCATAACTATAATAATACTGTAACCCATCATAAGTTCCAACTAATGCTGCTGTTGCACTTTGAACATTATTTATAGCATTTGCGGAATCGACAGAAGAACTTGGCTTCAAATCCAAGAAACTATCACAGGATTGCAGTGATACGGTAGCAATTACCGCTAAAGCAAACATTTTAATATATTTATTCATAATCTTTTCTTAATTTAAAATAGGTTCAAGAACTAAGATTTAAAAATTGTAATTAAAACCAAATGTCATGGTTTTAGCAACAGGATATCCAAACCATGGGTCTCCGTTAATTCCAACTTCAGGATCAAGTCCTTTATAATCTGTAAAAGTCAAAAGATTCGTTCCTTGGAAATAAATACGTAATCCTGGTACATTTGGTAATGTATAGCCGATATTTAAATTTCTCAAACGGATAAAAGAACCATCATATACATATCTAGTAGACATTGGAGCATATACTGAAGGAGATACACCATAGATAACTTTTGGAACATCTGTTATGTCTCCTGGTTTTTGCCATCTATTCAACACATCTGGTGATTGATTCCATAAACCTCTAGCACCAAAAGCATTCACCATGGCCAAAGTCTGGTCTGAAATCTTATTACCTTGATTGAAGTAGAACAATGCAGACAAGTCAAATCCCTTATATTTAAACGTATTTGTTAAACCGCCAAAGTATTTAGGAGCTGCAGATCCAACAATTCGTCTATTAGCTTTTGAAATACTTTTCACTTTACTTCCATCTTCCGCATACCACATTGGAGCACCATCTTCTGGATCTACACCAGCCCATTCATAAGTATAAATAGACTGAACATCTTCCCCTTCACGTTTGATTCGATTTGTAGTAATGATATCTTGTCCTCCATACAGTTCTGTTACTTTATTCTTATTATGACTTATATTGAAGCTAACAGTCCATTCAAAATCTTTAGTAACAACAGGAACCCCTGATATTGTCCATTCTACTCCTCTATTTCTCATACTTCCCACGTTTCTCATTGCTGTGGTAAATCCGGTAGTAGAAGATACTGGGACACGGAATAGTAGATCTGTTGTATTCTTATTGTAGAATTCAAGAGTTGTAGATAATCTATTATTAAAAGCAGAGAAATCTACACCTACGTTAAATGAAGCTGTTGACTCCCATTTCAAATCATTATTAACCATCTGCAATGGGTAAATACCTGATACTCCATTATAATTGGCTCCACCAGAATATAATCCTAATGCAGGGTGTCTTCCATCAAGTTCTGACCCAGCAGTCGTAAAAGTAGTAACATCTGAATTACCTGATGTTCCATAACTAGCTCTTAGGCCTAGATTTGTTAACCATTCTACATTTTGAAGGAAATTCTCCTGACTCATTCTCCATTGTCCACCAACAGACCAGAAGTTTGAATATAGATTGTCTTTAGAGAATCGAGAAGAACCGTCTCGACGGAAACTTGTTGACAAAATATATTTGTTATCATATGCATAGTTTACTCTAGTGAATAAAGAAAACAGTCTCACATGCTTATAATCACTTTCAGCTGTAACAGGATTGGCTCCTGCTGTCAACTCTTGAAAATCGGGAGTAGGAAAACCTTCCGAAGCAGCAATTTGATAGCGATAAGAGTCATCATTTGCTTCTTGTCCAACCATTACATTTAAATTATGAACTTTATCAAATACTTTATTATAATTCAATGTATTAGTAATGTTCCAAACTAAACTTTCTCCTCCTGTACGTGTAGCACGTCCTCCAAGAGTAGATGCTGTATTACCGGGAACCCTTGGATCATCCCACTGAGCCTCATTCACTTGCATAAAGTCAACACCCCATTGTGTTTTAAAGGTCAACCCTTCCAGAAGATCATATTCTACAAAAGCACTCTCAATAACTCTATAAGTTCTAGAGTTAGCATAGTTATATTTTATATTCGCCAAAAAATTTGCAGATAAAACAGTTAACTTCGTTGGAACTCCGTCTATTTCGCCTGGATCAAGAGCTGGTATTATAGCTGATGCCAATACTGGATTAGAATAATAAGAACTTGTTGTTAATGGAGTTTCTTGCTTAGTCAAAGATAGAGTACTACTCAATCCAAATCTAAGTTTATTTGAGTAGGCATGAGTTATATTGAATTTGTTCGAGATACGATTCATAGCCGATGCCTCTAAAATACCTTCTTGATTAAAATATCCTGCTGAAACAAAGAATTTAGTTTTCGCATTACCTCCATTTGCCGAGATATCAAATGAATAGGTAGGCGCATCATTTCTATATGTTCTATCCATCCAATTAAAATTATACGAATTTCCATTTGCATCTTTAGGAAAAGTATCAAATAAATCCTGTTGAGCTTCATCCAAAGAACTATATCCTCCACTATTAAACAAAGCCTCTGTCATATATTCAGTATATTGAGCTTTGTTCATTACCTTAAAATTATTGGTAGCTCTTCTTGACCAGCCATAATTAGAAGATAAAGAGAATCTGGTCTTGCCATCAATCCCTGATTTAGTGGTAACTACCACTACCCCATTTGCTGCACGAGCTCCATAAATAGATGTAGCAGAAGCATCTTTCAACACAGTTATGCTTTCGATATCATTCGGATTTATACCAGCCAAAGCATTCGAGTTATCAGAATAAGTAGTTTCTCCGGTAGAAGTCAATTGTCCAAAATTACCTGTAGCAATAGGAACTCCGTCTACAATCCACAAAGGTTCAGTACCTGCATTCACAGAACCAAGCCCTCTCACAACTATCCTCTGACCTGCACCAGGTTGTCCTGAAGCTGCTTGAGTAAGCAAACCGGCAGAGTTTCCTTGTAAAGCTTTATCTACTGAAGAACTGGTTATGTCTGTCAACGCTTTAGACTGAACAGTAGTCGCCGACCCTGTAAATGTAGCCTTCTTAACCAGACCATAACCTGTTACTACAACCTCATCCATTAATTTTGAATCATTTTCCATGATGATTTTCAAATTTGTTCCGGCTGCTACTTCTTTGGTTTTCATACCAATAAGAGAAATCACTAGCGTTTTTCTATCTGATGGAATATTCAAAGAGAAATTACCATCGATATCGGTCACTGTTCCTACAGTTGTACCTTTAGCTACGACTGAAGCTCCAATCACGGTTTCACCGGTATCATCTAAGATTGTACCTGAAACTCGTGTTGTTTGAGCTACTGATAACCCGACACTTGCAATGATACAAGTCAAAATCATTATCAATTTTTTCATAAACACTACTTTAAATTACTCAATTATTTTAATATCAATCAATTATCCACAAGTCCAAGGGAATTCTTTTACATTATTTCACAATGGGAGTCGCAAATGTATATTTTTTTCACAAAATACACAAAATTTGCCATGTTAAATGTTAGTTTTTCTTTATTTAAAAAAGATATTAGATACAAACGAAGACTCCCTACTCCATATTAATAGAGTAAAAAATGAAAAATAACATCAAATTGTCAAGAAAATCTCAAATGCATATTTATACAAACATAAAAAACCGTCAATCAAAAGACCAACGGTTTACAAATTAACAGATTACTCCAAAATCGTTTCTCACAAACACTTCAAAGTGTTAAGATACGACAATAAGAACCCTAGTATTTAATATTTTTATACAATAATCGGCATTCATAAGCTTCATTTAACCGAAGCAGCATTGATTCACGACTAGGAGGATCTGACATATCGTTAGGATAAAAAACTGAGAGAATAGAAAATAGCGATTCATCATCGAAAGATTCAATAGCAGCC encodes:
- a CDS encoding metallophosphoesterase; amino-acid sequence: MKYLFFIIFLLLFLAGNYYVFYRAWTVIPLSVVTRSLLIGVAVVLIGSIFLLFLAGEHFPVGVTSVLYTIGTSWFFIFIYFLIFNLLTDLIRASHLVPRDTLNQYTKDNWLSFGLTVGFIGLLMLCGYLKYRIKERVDLPIEITKTIGGGDSLTIVALSDMHLGYGIGKSELQQWVELINKENPDIVLIAGDIIDSSVRPLIEQNMSDDLKKIKSKYGVYAVMGNHEYISGALASSKFIEDSGIKLIRDSAVLIDSMFYIVGRDDKSNSNRKPLAALTGSLDKSKPIILLDHQPYNLEEAENEGVDIQFSGHTHRGQIWPISLITDMIYEDSYGYLKKGNTNIYVSSGMGLWGGKFRIGTQSEYAVIKVKTK
- a CDS encoding RagB/SusD family nutrient uptake outer membrane protein; this translates as MNKYIKMFALAVIATVSLQSCDSFLDLKPSSSVDSANAINNVQSATAALVGTYDGLQYYYSYGRDFVVYGDVLTNNVKASPTNSNRFTSEAAWSWSVSTADFGYYWNQTYNTINRANNIINAKISGDQTAVNQIVGEAYALRALLHFDLVRMYAQDYNFTTDHSHLGVPYITKHDAAGQPKRNTVNEVYTNILSDLGKAAELVTKMRQVAPYTLSPNAINGLYARVYLYMGNYAKAKEYAELVIPKYSLIPNDKYLASWGEEYTSESIFTLAHNLVDNQGTNALGYIYIEAGYGDLLVEPKFPALYAEGDVRKGWFVNGEAASKKDNIYVEGKYPGRGTPGLDNYSMLRVSEMYLIAAESAARLGDETTARKYLDAIRQRALPTAASTTATGQALIDAILLEKRKELAFEGHYFHDLKRLHLPIIAATTGTGALGQTIQPGDTRLAWPIPQREIDANPNIATQQNPGY
- a CDS encoding TonB-dependent receptor, which gives rise to MKKLIMILTCIIASVGLSVAQTTRVSGTILDDTGETVIGASVVAKGTTVGTVTDIDGNFSLNIPSDRKTLVISLIGMKTKEVAAGTNLKIIMENDSKLMDEVVVTGYGLVKKATFTGSATTVQSKALTDITSSSVDKALQGNSAGLLTQAASGQPGAGQRIVVRGLGSVNAGTEPLWIVDGVPIATGNFGQLTSTGETTYSDNSNALAGINPNDIESITVLKDASATSIYGARAANGVVVVTTKSGIDGKTRFSLSSNYGWSRRATNNFKVMNKAQYTEYMTEALFNSGGYSSLDEAQQDLFDTFPKDANGNSYNFNWMDRTYRNDAPTYSFDISANGGNAKTKFFVSAGYFNQEGILEASAMNRISNKFNITHAYSNKLRFGLSSTLSLTKQETPLTTSSYYSNPVLASAIIPALDPGEIDGVPTKLTVLSANFLANIKYNYANSRTYRVIESAFVEYDLLEGLTFKTQWGVDFMQVNEAQWDDPRVPGNTASTLGGRATRTGGESLVWNITNTLNYNKVFDKVHNLNVMVGQEANDDSYRYQIAASEGFPTPDFQELTAGANPVTAESDYKHVRLFSLFTRVNYAYDNKYILSTSFRRDGSSRFSKDNLYSNFWSVGGQWRMSQENFLQNVEWLTNLGLRASYGTSGNSDVTTFTTAGSELDGRHPALGLYSGGANYNGVSGIYPLQMVNNDLKWESTASFNVGVDFSAFNNRLSTTLEFYNKNTTDLLFRVPVSSTTGFTTAMRNVGSMRNRGVEWTISGVPVVTKDFEWTVSFNISHNKNKVTELYGGQDIITTNRIKREGEDVQSIYTYEWAGVDPEDGAPMWYAEDGSKVKSISKANRRIVGSAAPKYFGGLTNTFKYKGFDLSALFYFNQGNKISDQTLAMVNAFGARGLWNQSPDVLNRWQKPGDITDVPKVIYGVSPSVYAPMSTRYVYDGSFIRLRNLNIGYTLPNVPGLRIYFQGTNLLTFTDYKGLDPEVGINGDPWFGYPVAKTMTFGFNYNF
- a CDS encoding Fur family transcriptional regulator — its product is MDNQKIKEQVLNKFTEYLNQHKHRKTPERFAILDHIYSTKGHFDVDSLFQTMNTQSMRVSRATLYNTIELLLDCGLLVKHQFGANISQYERIYGAENHDHLICTTCGKVKEYKNATPFTQTQQKRFARFKIGYYSMYIYGTCAKCLKEKQQSEKKSKKSEENKINTNKKK
- a CDS encoding adenylosuccinate synthase is translated as MKADVLLGLQWGDEGKGKIVDVLTPKYEVVARFQGGPNAGHTLEFEGEKYVLRSVPSGIFQGDKINIIGNGVVLDPALFKGEVESLEKSGHDLTKRLLISKKAHLILPTHRLLDACYENAKGDSKIGTTGKGIGPTYTEKVGRGGLRVGDLLCGFDEKYQQVRNRHLEILNQYNFDCSSLAEIEKEWFKGVEKLKEFTFVDSEYYINNALSKHKSVLAEGAQGTMLDIDFGSYPFVTSSNTISSGACIGLGIPPSHIGEVFGIFKAYCTRVGSGPFPTELFDETGDKLRKLGFEFGSVTGRPRRCGWIDLVALRYAIMINGVTQLIMMKSDVLDTFETIKACVAYKIDGKETTEFPFEIGDNVTPVYKELPGWNMDMTKMQSEEEFPQEFIDYVNFLEEELDVTISIVSVGPDRDQTIKRQYFV
- a CDS encoding zinc metallopeptidase, with translation MYFGWILFGIIALGGWIVSATLQSKFKKYSKVPLDSGLTGRDVALKMLHDNGIYDVQVVSTQGMLTDNYNPGNKTVNLSEGVYHSNSVAAAAVAAHECGHAVQHAKAYGPLTLRSALVPTVSFASKWVMWVLLAGIFMINTFPILLWIGIGLFAMTTIFSFVTLPVEIDASNRALVWLNTAGIVRDSNKDKAKDALKWAAYTYVVAALGSLATLIYYIFIALGSRR